The following proteins come from a genomic window of Drosophila sulfurigaster albostrigata strain 15112-1811.04 chromosome X, ASM2355843v2, whole genome shotgun sequence:
- the LOC133847863 gene encoding uncharacterized protein LOC133847863, protein MEKKFHYTRLKNSIQKATTQSNDYCNSLEEQHNNEQQSEQKKVTADLAVVPSKHQVTKDITKGKQKPKPKPKPKRILQGLAIEYHKLVRDIKYHLPDSHLPNSGVRLAAEASQRISAYRQLGGEENELKKEEEEKDTSQVEICFVQLFRQRMYYEELGIPLTPLELIYMTDCDREWRRREQAKKSMMDQDQQQQQQHQYRKLDRGDGDGDGEEYASKSQMSEAKESKELEHFNNECIWCRAVQRQQETELPSPSPPPADHQFAYSQRCESTSKAERHEKHVKCHELRRTQKYMNLPEQVVAQMRSQQAYGNEMKMLLAPWTTRMQDDRDVVVAMRGQQEQQQPTNVESSDSLAEFSTESESSCCSITSEMSASSSIDELSEVWYNPYAYQQVTVENRSSLFGEFKSIDAQQTGHKGAQVVDARTAELALQRVKYLANRYELLQPEERTIELALRLRQLRFFLEKAKHKFYKHLNIVESRTKDRQQQLLYDCPMHAAEKCAKVMNETLLTHFIVSHLQAPGLRLNEISDHSKQLIKFKPVTFSRTSNICMSIALLDGFRHSAIPSTIHNEALSLSYRQYASFLPFFVMARRIWLPTESVEEGENAMALWIVSLDLAQCIYAHLTVFNRRLDVSRCGIVRVRGLSSNHKPEEFMAQSTNYLRLTAQDLRVLTNNYKECIYMEVYFREFTDYE, encoded by the exons ATGGAAAAGAAATTTCACTACACAAGACTCAAGAATTCCATACAGAAAGCCACCACACAAAGCAACGACTATTGCAACTCTCTAGAGgagcaacacaacaacgaGCAGCAATCGGAGCAGAAAAAAGTAACTGCTGACTTGGCTGTCGTTCCATCCAAACATCAAGTGACTAAGGATATAA caaaaggcaaacagaaaccgaaaccgaaaccgaagcCGAAACGCATTCTGCAAGGATTGGCGATAGAGTATCACAAGTTGGTGCGCGACATCAAGTATCATTTGCCCGATTCGCATTTACCCAACTCTGGAGTGCGATTAGCAGCAGAAGCAAGCCAAAGAATATCGGCGTACAGACAGCTGGGCGGAGAAGAGAACGAGTtaaagaaggaggaggaggagaaggacaCAAGCCAGGTGgagatttgttttgttcagCTCTTTCGACAGCGAATGTACTACGAAGAATTGGGCATTCCATTGACACCACTCGAGCTCATCTACATGACTGACTGTGATCGTGAGTGGCGGCGACGTGAACAGGCCAAGAAATCAATGATGGATCAggatcaacagcagcagcagcagcatcagtaTCGGAAACTCGATcgtggcgatggcgatggcgatggagaAG AATACGCTTCAAAGTCGCAGATGAGTGAGGCCAAAGAGAGTAAGGAGTTGGAGCACTTCAACAACGAATGTATTTGGTGCAGGGCTGTGCAACGACAACAGGAAACAGAGTtgccatctccatctccaccTCCTGCAGATCATCAGTTCGCTTATAGTCAACGCTGCGAGTCCACTTCAAAAGCAGAGCGACACGAGAAGCATGTGAAGTGCCATGAACTGCGACGCACACAGAAATACATGAATTTGCCGGAGCAAGTTGTGGCGCAAATGCGATCGCAACAAGCTTACGGAAATGAGATGAAAATGTTGCTGGCACCGTGGACAACGCGAATGCAAGACGATCGCGATGTGGTTGTTGCGATGCGTGgtcagcaggagcagcagcagccaacgaaTGTGGAGAGCAGCGATTCGTTGGCTGAATTCAGTACGGAAAGCGAGTCGAGTTGTTGCTCAATCACAAGTGAGATGAGTGCGTCATCATCGATCGATGAGTTGAGCGAAGTGTGGTACAATCCGTATGCCTATCAGCAGGTGACAGTGGAGAATCGTAGTTCGCTCTTTGGCGAATTCAAATCGATAGATGCCCAGCAAACGGGACACAAAGGTGCCCAAGTTGTGGATGCTCGCACAGCTGAGTTGGCGCTGCAACGTGTCAAGTATTTGGCCAATCGATACGAGTTGTTGCAGCCGGAGGAACGCACCATTGAGTTGGCGCTACGTTTGCGGCAATTGCGTTTCTTTCTGGAGAAAGCCAAGCACAAGTTCTACAAACACTTGAACATTGTCGAAAGTCGCACAAAagatcgacaacaacaacttctaTACGATTGCCCCATGCATGCGGCAGAGAAATGTGCCAAGGTGATGAATGAAACGCTGTTGACGCATTTCATTGTCTCACATTTGCAGGCACCAGGGCTGCGGCTTAATGAGATCTCTGATCACAGCAAACAGCTGATCAAGTTCAAGCCTGTGACATTCTCACGCACCAGCAACATTTGCATGTCGATTGCGCTACTCGATGGCTTTCGGCACTCCGCAATTCCATCAACCATTCACAACGAAGCTTTAAGCTTGTCCTATCGCCAGTACGCCAGCTTTTTGCCATTCTTTGTGATGGCGCGACGCATTTGGCTGCCAACTGAGTCCGTTGAGGAGGGCGAGAATGCCATGGCTCTGTGGATTGTTAGCCTCGATTTGGCTCAGTGTATTTACGCTCATCTCACCGTCTTCAATCGCCGCCTCGATGTCAGTCGGTGTGGCATTGTCCGAGTGCGCGGACTGAGCTCAAATCACAAGCCCGAAGAGTTTATGGCGCAGAGCACAAACTATTTGCGTCTCACCGCTCAGGATTTGCGCGTGCtcaccaacaactacaaagaGTGCATCTATATGGAAGTTTATTTTCGCGAGTTCACTGATTACGAGTAA